From one Triticum aestivum cultivar Chinese Spring chromosome 4B, IWGSC CS RefSeq v2.1, whole genome shotgun sequence genomic stretch:
- the LOC123092250 gene encoding rhamnogalacturonan I rhamnosyltransferase 4, with product MAKRKASLPVIRRRIGGVGLLRWAVRVASSIVLWTALLQLSTFFGLPLSPLRAARPSCIGNRNTSATASAVTAVASDDVGDLAPPALPTRRSYRSNGYLLISCNGGLNQMRAAICDMVTVARYLNLTMVVPELDKQSFWADPSDFGDIFDVDHFIYSLRDEVKVIRELPHKFNGKVPLSMQPVSWSSEKYYLRQILPLVRKHKVIRFSRTDSRLANNGLPLKLQKLRCHVNYNALRFTPSIEALGNKMISSLRKTGSFVVLHLRYEMDMLAFSGCTHGCSGQETAELTRMRYAYPWWKEKEIDSEKKRLEGLCPLTPGETTLVLKALGFPRDTRIYIASGEIYGGEKRLAALKAEFPNIVRKEMLLSEDELHLFQKHSTQMAALDYLVSVASDVFIPSNDGNMAKVVEGHRRFMGFHRTIQLDRKKLVELIDLFEDQELSWNEFCAAVKELHEGRMSQPTRRKVIAGQPKEEDYFYANPYECLGPARKRREKLKHTET from the exons ATGGCCAAGCGAAAGGCCTCGCTTCCGGTGATCCGCCGCCGCATAGGCGGTGTTGGTTTGTTGCGCTGGGCGGTGCGGGTCGCCTCCAGCATAGTGCTCTGGACGGCGCTCCTCCAGCTCTCCACCTTCTTTGGTCTTCCCCTCTCGCCGCTCCGCGCCGCCCGGCCGTCCTGCATAGGGAACCGCAATACCTCTGCAACCGCCTCCGCCGTAACCGCCGTCGCCTCCGACGATGTAGGGGACCTTGCGCCCCCAGCTCTACCTACCAGGA GATCTTACCGAAGTAACGGTTATCTTCTTATTTCATGCAATGGCGGTCTGAACCAAATGCGAGCTGCG ATATGTGACATGGTAACTGTAGCACGCTATTTGAATCTGACCATGGTGGTACCTGAACTTGATAAGCAATCCTTCTGGGCTGATCCTAG TGAttttggagatatatttgatgtggATCATTTCATCTATTCTTTAAGAGATGAGGTGAAGGTTATCAGAGAACTCCCACATAAGTTTAATGGGAAAGTTCCATTATCAATGCAACCAGTCAGCTGGTCTAGTGAGAAATACTATTTGAGACAG ATCTTGCCTCTTGTAAGAAAGCACAAGGTTATACGTTTTAGCAGGACAGATTCTCGCCTTGCAAACAATGGCCTTCCTCTGAAGCTCCAAAAGCTTCGCTGCCATGTTAACTACAATGCATTAAGATTTACACCATCCATTGAGGCCCTAGGCAACAAGATGATATCGAGTCTCAGGAAAACTGGATCTTTTGTTGTGCTTCATCTGAGATATGAGATGGATATGCTCGCCTTCTCTGGCTGTACACATGGATGTTCTGGTCAAGAAACAGCAGAGCTCACGAGAATGAG GTATGCATATCCCTGGTGGAAAGAAAAGGAAATAGACTCTGAGAAGAAAAGGCTCGAGGGACTCTGCCCGCTTACACCTGGGGAAACAACATTAGTGCTCAAAGCTCTTGGTTTCCCCAGGGACACTAGGATATATATTGCCTCTGGTGAAATCTATGGTGGTGAAAAAAGATTAGCTGCATTAAAGGCAGAGTTCCCTAACATC GTGCGTAAGGAGATGCTTTTATCTGAAGATGAGCTGCACCTCTTCCAAAAACACTCGACTCAAATGGCAGCCCTGGACTATCTTGTTTCTGTCGCGAGTGATGTCTTTATTCCCAGTAATGATGGAAACATGGCTAAAGTTGTGGAAGGACACCGCAG GTTTATGGGCTTCCACAGGACTATACAGCTTGATAGGAAGAAGCTGGTTGAGCTTATAGATCTTTTTGAAGACCAGGAGCTGTCATGGAATGAATTCTGTGCTGCTGTCAAGGAGCTACATGAGGGCCGAATGAGCCAGCCCACGAGAAGAAAAGTCATCGCAGGGCAACCTAAGGAAGAAGACTACTTCTATGCAAATCCTTATGAGTGTCTTGGGCCTGCTAGAAAGAGAAGGGAAAAGCTAAAACATACAGAGACATAA